Proteins encoded within one genomic window of Canis lupus familiaris isolate Mischka breed German Shepherd chromosome 12, alternate assembly UU_Cfam_GSD_1.0, whole genome shotgun sequence:
- the SAPCD1 gene encoding suppressor APC domain-containing protein 1 isoform X3 → MGSQGPNGLPLVCAPYTVMLLPLRTSRQDPGARSFFLWLQRMQALEREQDALWQGLELLEHGQAWFEGRLREAQQQQLHLGALGENFLADLHSEPHGPQLAQIQKMTMCLRSLVQEKFSSHPLNKADFHAAQGWKGRPRKQNLWQQQELSRQKAGIQPKGETVQLGCPKMRGGPTRV, encoded by the exons ATGGGGAGCCAGGGTCCCAATGGGCTGCCCCTCGTCTGTGCTCCCTACACAGTTATGCTGCTGCCACTCAGGACAAGCCGCCAGGACCCAGGGGCCCGGAGCTTCTTCCTCTGG CTGCAGAGGATGCAGGCTCTGGAGAGGGAGCAGGATGCCCTGTGGCAGGGGCTGGAGCTGCTGGAGCATGGCCAGGCCTGGTTTGAGGGCCGTTTGAGGGAGGCACAGCAACAGCAGCTGCATCTAGGGGCTCTTGGTGAG AATTTCCTAGCAGATTTACATTCAGAGCCTCATGGCCCCCAGTTAGCCCAGATTCAAAAGATGACCATGTGTTTGCGGAGTCTGGTTCAGGAGAAG TTCTCCTCACATCCCTTAAATAAGGCTGATTTCCATGCTGCCCAGGGCTGGAAGGGAAGGCCAAGGAAGCAGAACCTCTGGCAGCAACAG gAGCTgtccaggcagaaggcaggcattCAGCCAAAAGGGGAGACCGTCCAGCTTGGCTGCCCCAAGATGCGGGGGGGCCCAACCCGTGTGTAA
- the VWA7 gene encoding von Willebrand factor A domain-containing protein 7 isoform X1: protein MLPTDVPLSHLSTSLLLLLLQLLHPASSFFPNVWSLLAAPGSVTHQDLTEEAALNVTLQLFLEQPPPGRPPLHLEDFLGRTLLADDLFAAYFGPGFPSRRFRAALGEVSRANAAQDFLPTSKNDPDLHFDAERLGQGRTRLAGALREALVAARALDHTLARRRLGAALHALQDFYSHSNWVELGRQEPHPHLLWPRQELQSLAQVGDPTCSDCEELSCPGNLLDLTLLTSGYFGSHPSKPPGKCSHGGRFDRSSSQPPRGGINKDSTSPGFSPHHMLHLQAAKLALLASIQAFSLLRSRLGDRGFSSLLPRLLDISPASSLSFVLDTTGSMGEEISAAKIQARHIVEQRRGSPMEPAHYILVPFHDPGFGPVFTTSDPDSFWQQLNELHALGGGDEPEMCLSALELALLHTPPLSDIFVFTDASPKDAVLTNRVESLTQERRCRVTFFVTEDPLRVQGRARREVLSPLRFEPYEAVALASGGEVIFTKDQHIQDVAAIVGDSMADLVTLPLEPPVVVSGRPFGFSVDALLQRVTVRIHGEVSSFWIRSPAGVSQGQEEGEGPLGHTRRFGQFWIVTMNDPPQPGTWEIQVIAEGMPRVRVQAQTALDFLFYFGIPMDEGPHPGLYPLAQPVAGLQTQLLVEVTGLGFRGDPRDLRSHFSHVVLRGIPEGAERGRVPLEPMGPRERGLLAASLPPALLSTTGPFSLELIGQDGEGHGLHRVAPQPCTVVPVLLELSSSPGSLAPGSKAPLSLHIASFSGPQDLDLRTSVNPRFPLTFNLSRVRLEPNESVWGHLWLEVPDSAAPDSVVMVTVTATGQEGSLVPPTHAFLWLLVLAPAPQDPLAATAHSSGPILHSTSSVSTLVTRGRAAGGRIGNCWWGTVGGVLLLLGLASW, encoded by the exons ATGCTTCCTACAGACGTGCCCCTCTCCCATTTGAGCacctccctgctgctgctgctgctgcaactGCTGCACCCCGcatcttccttcttccccaaCGTCTGGAGCCTCCTGGCTGCCCCTGGCTCCGTCACCCACCAGGACCTGACTGAGGAGGCGGCACTCAATGTCACCCTGCAGCTATTCCTGGAGCAGCCGCCCCCAGGCCGGCCCCCGCTGCATCTTGAGGACTTCCTG GGCCGCACCCTCCTTGCTGATGACCTCTTTGCTGCCTACTTTGGGCCTGGGTTTCCTTCCCGGCGGTTCCGAGCAGCCTTAGGTGAGGTGTCTCGTGCCAACGCAGCCCAGGACTTCCTGCCAACATCCAAGAACGACCCTGACCTGCACTTCGATGCTGAACGGCTGGGCCAGGGGCGCACACGCCTGGCCGGGGCTCTACGGGAGGCCCTGGTGGCAGCCAGGGCCCTGGACCACACCCTGGCCCGCCGGCGTCTTGGGGCTGCACTTCATGCTTTGCAG gATTTCTACAGTCACAGCAACTGGGTGGAACTGGGGCGGCAGGAGCCGCATCCTCACCTCCTCTGGCCGAGGCAGGAGCTCCAGAGCCTGGCACAAG TGGGCGATCCTACCTGCTCTGATTGTGAGGAGTTGAGCTGCCCCGGGAATTTACTGGACTTGACGCTCCTCACGTCCGGCTACTTTGGATCTCATCCCTCCAAACCGCCAG GGAAATGTAGCCATGGGGGCCGTTTTGACCGGAGCAGCTCCCAGCCACCACGGGGGGGCATCAACAAGGACAGCACATCCCCGGGCTTCTCTCCCCACCACATGCTTCACCTCCAGGCTGCAAAACTGGCCCTTCTGGCCTCCATCCAAGCCTTCAGCCTCCTGAGAAGCCGCCTGGGAGACAGGGGTTTCTCTAG CTTGCTCCCCAGGCTGCTGGATATCAGCCCAGCCTCCAGCCTGAGCTTTGTCCTGGACACCACGGGCAGTATGGGTGAGGAGATCAGTGCTGCCAAAATCCAGGCTCGCCACATTGTGGAACAAAGAAGGGGCAGCCCCATGGAGCCTGCCCACTACATCCTGGTACCTTTCCATGACCCAG gATTTGGCCCTGTCTTTACAACCAGTGACCCTGACAGCTTCTGGCAACAACTCAATGAGCTCCATGCCTTGGGGGGTGGAGAtgagcctgagatgtgcctgtcaGCCCTAGAg CTGGCTCTGCTGCACACACCTCCCCTCTCAGACATCTTTGTCTTCACCGATGCCTCCCCCAAGGATGCCGTCCTCACCAACCGGGTGGAATCCCTGACTCAGGAACGGCGCTGCAGA GTGACATTCTTCGTGACTGAAGACCCACTGAGGGTTCAGGGCCGAGCTCGGCGTGAGGTCTTGTCCCCTCTGCGTTTTGAGCCATATGAAGCCGTGGCCCTGGCCTCAGGAGGAGAGGTCATCTTCACCAAAGACCAGCACATTCAGGATGTGGCGGCCATTGTTGGGGACAGCATGGCAGACCTG GTTACCCTTCCCCTGGAACCTCCTGTTGTGGTGTCTGGGAGGCCATTTGGCTTCAGTGTGGATGCGCTGCTCCAGAGGGTCACAGTTCGGATCCATGGGGAGGTCAGCAGCTTCTGGATCAGGAGCCCAGCAG GAGTCTCCCAGGGCCAGGAGGAAGGCGAAGGGCCTCTAGGTCACACGCGCCGCTTTGGGCAGTTCTGGATAGTTACCATGAATGACCCCCCACAGCCAGGGACCTGGGAGATCCAGGTCATAGCGGAGGGCATGCCCCGGGTTAGGGTGCAAG CCCAGACAGCCCTGGACTTCCTCTTCTACTTTGGAATTCCCATGGATGAaggcccccaccctggcctctaCCCCCTGGCTCAGCCAGTAGCAG GCCTCCAGACCCAGCTGCTGGTAGAGGTGACAGGGCTGGGTTTCAGAGGTGACCCCAGAGATCTTCGGTCGCATTTCTCCCATGTCGTCCTTCGAGGGATTCCAGAAGGGGCTGAGCGGGGCCGGGTGCCCCTGGAACCCATGGGACCACGGGAGCGAGGTCTCCTGGCCGCCTCACTGCCACCCGCACTTCTGTCCACCACGGGCCCCTTCTCTCTGGAGTTGATCGGCCAGGATGGAGAGGGGCATGGCCTGCACCGAGTggccccccagccctgcaccGTGGTCCCAGTCCTTCTGGAG CTCAGCAGCTCCCCAGGGTCCCTGGCCCCCGGCAGCAAGGCCCCACTTAGCCTCCATATTGCCAGCTTCTCAGGCCCTCAGGATCTGGACCTTAGGACATCTGTCAACCCCAGGTTCCCTCTCACCTTCAACCTCTCCAG GGTTCGCCTGGAACCGAATGAGTCTGTGTGGGGCCACCTGTGGTTGGAGGTCCCGGACTCAGCCGCTCCAGACTCCGTGGTAATGGTGACTGTGACTGCGACAGGTCAAGAAGGCAGCCTAGTGCCCCCGACCCATGCCTTCCTCTGGCTCCTGGTGCTGGCTCCGGCCCCGCAG gaCCCACTGGCTGCCACTGCCCACTCATCTGGCCCCATCCTCCACTCGACCAGCTCTGTGTCCACTTTGGTGACTCGGGGAAGGGCTGCAGGAGGGCGGATAGGCAACTGCTGGTGGGGCACAGTTGGAGGAGTGCTGCTCCTGCTAGGCTTGGCCTCCTGGTAA
- the VWA7 gene encoding von Willebrand factor A domain-containing protein 7 isoform X3 encodes MLPTDVPLSHLSTSLLLLLLQLLHPASSFFPNVWSLLAAPGSVTHQDLTEEAALNVTLQLFLEQPPPGRPPLHLEDFLGRTLLADDLFAAYFGPGFPSRRFRAALGEVSRANAAQDFLPTSKNDPDLHFDAERLGQGRTRLAGALREALVAARALDHTLARRRLGAALHALQDFYSHSNWVELGRQEPHPHLLWPRQELQSLAQVGDPTCSDCEELSCPGNLLDLTLLTSGYFGSHPSKPPGKCSHGGRFDRSSSQPPRGGINKDSTSPGFSPHHMLHLQAAKLALLASIQAFSLLRSRLGDRGFSSLLPRLLDISPASSLSFVLDTTGSMGEEISAAKIQARHIVEQRRGSPMEPAHYILVPFHDPGFGPVFTTSDPDSFWQQLNELHALGGGDEPEMCLSALELALLHTPPLSDIFVFTDASPKDAVLTNRVESLTQERRCRVTFFVTEDPLRVQGRARREVLSPLRFEPYEAVALASGGEVIFTKDQHIQDVAAIVGDSMADLVTLPLEPPVVVSGRPFGFSVDALLQRVTVRIHGEVSSFWIRSPAGVSQGQEEGEGPLGHTRRFGQFWIVTMNDPPQPGTWEIQVIAEGMPRVRVQAQTALDFLFYFGIPMDEGPHPGLYPLAQPVAEGAERGRVPLEPMGPRERGLLAASLPPALLSTTGPFSLELIGQDGEGHGLHRVAPQPCTVVPVLLELSSSPGSLAPGSKAPLSLHIASFSGPQDLDLRTSVNPRFPLTFNLSRVRLEPNESVWGHLWLEVPDSAAPDSVVMVTVTATGQEGSLVPPTHAFLWLLVLAPAPQDPLAATAHSSGPILHSTSSVSTLVTRGRAAGGRIGNCWWGTVGGVLLLLGLASW; translated from the exons ATGCTTCCTACAGACGTGCCCCTCTCCCATTTGAGCacctccctgctgctgctgctgctgcaactGCTGCACCCCGcatcttccttcttccccaaCGTCTGGAGCCTCCTGGCTGCCCCTGGCTCCGTCACCCACCAGGACCTGACTGAGGAGGCGGCACTCAATGTCACCCTGCAGCTATTCCTGGAGCAGCCGCCCCCAGGCCGGCCCCCGCTGCATCTTGAGGACTTCCTG GGCCGCACCCTCCTTGCTGATGACCTCTTTGCTGCCTACTTTGGGCCTGGGTTTCCTTCCCGGCGGTTCCGAGCAGCCTTAGGTGAGGTGTCTCGTGCCAACGCAGCCCAGGACTTCCTGCCAACATCCAAGAACGACCCTGACCTGCACTTCGATGCTGAACGGCTGGGCCAGGGGCGCACACGCCTGGCCGGGGCTCTACGGGAGGCCCTGGTGGCAGCCAGGGCCCTGGACCACACCCTGGCCCGCCGGCGTCTTGGGGCTGCACTTCATGCTTTGCAG gATTTCTACAGTCACAGCAACTGGGTGGAACTGGGGCGGCAGGAGCCGCATCCTCACCTCCTCTGGCCGAGGCAGGAGCTCCAGAGCCTGGCACAAG TGGGCGATCCTACCTGCTCTGATTGTGAGGAGTTGAGCTGCCCCGGGAATTTACTGGACTTGACGCTCCTCACGTCCGGCTACTTTGGATCTCATCCCTCCAAACCGCCAG GGAAATGTAGCCATGGGGGCCGTTTTGACCGGAGCAGCTCCCAGCCACCACGGGGGGGCATCAACAAGGACAGCACATCCCCGGGCTTCTCTCCCCACCACATGCTTCACCTCCAGGCTGCAAAACTGGCCCTTCTGGCCTCCATCCAAGCCTTCAGCCTCCTGAGAAGCCGCCTGGGAGACAGGGGTTTCTCTAG CTTGCTCCCCAGGCTGCTGGATATCAGCCCAGCCTCCAGCCTGAGCTTTGTCCTGGACACCACGGGCAGTATGGGTGAGGAGATCAGTGCTGCCAAAATCCAGGCTCGCCACATTGTGGAACAAAGAAGGGGCAGCCCCATGGAGCCTGCCCACTACATCCTGGTACCTTTCCATGACCCAG gATTTGGCCCTGTCTTTACAACCAGTGACCCTGACAGCTTCTGGCAACAACTCAATGAGCTCCATGCCTTGGGGGGTGGAGAtgagcctgagatgtgcctgtcaGCCCTAGAg CTGGCTCTGCTGCACACACCTCCCCTCTCAGACATCTTTGTCTTCACCGATGCCTCCCCCAAGGATGCCGTCCTCACCAACCGGGTGGAATCCCTGACTCAGGAACGGCGCTGCAGA GTGACATTCTTCGTGACTGAAGACCCACTGAGGGTTCAGGGCCGAGCTCGGCGTGAGGTCTTGTCCCCTCTGCGTTTTGAGCCATATGAAGCCGTGGCCCTGGCCTCAGGAGGAGAGGTCATCTTCACCAAAGACCAGCACATTCAGGATGTGGCGGCCATTGTTGGGGACAGCATGGCAGACCTG GTTACCCTTCCCCTGGAACCTCCTGTTGTGGTGTCTGGGAGGCCATTTGGCTTCAGTGTGGATGCGCTGCTCCAGAGGGTCACAGTTCGGATCCATGGGGAGGTCAGCAGCTTCTGGATCAGGAGCCCAGCAG GAGTCTCCCAGGGCCAGGAGGAAGGCGAAGGGCCTCTAGGTCACACGCGCCGCTTTGGGCAGTTCTGGATAGTTACCATGAATGACCCCCCACAGCCAGGGACCTGGGAGATCCAGGTCATAGCGGAGGGCATGCCCCGGGTTAGGGTGCAAG CCCAGACAGCCCTGGACTTCCTCTTCTACTTTGGAATTCCCATGGATGAaggcccccaccctggcctctaCCCCCTGGCTCAGCCAGTAGCAG AAGGGGCTGAGCGGGGCCGGGTGCCCCTGGAACCCATGGGACCACGGGAGCGAGGTCTCCTGGCCGCCTCACTGCCACCCGCACTTCTGTCCACCACGGGCCCCTTCTCTCTGGAGTTGATCGGCCAGGATGGAGAGGGGCATGGCCTGCACCGAGTggccccccagccctgcaccGTGGTCCCAGTCCTTCTGGAG CTCAGCAGCTCCCCAGGGTCCCTGGCCCCCGGCAGCAAGGCCCCACTTAGCCTCCATATTGCCAGCTTCTCAGGCCCTCAGGATCTGGACCTTAGGACATCTGTCAACCCCAGGTTCCCTCTCACCTTCAACCTCTCCAG GGTTCGCCTGGAACCGAATGAGTCTGTGTGGGGCCACCTGTGGTTGGAGGTCCCGGACTCAGCCGCTCCAGACTCCGTGGTAATGGTGACTGTGACTGCGACAGGTCAAGAAGGCAGCCTAGTGCCCCCGACCCATGCCTTCCTCTGGCTCCTGGTGCTGGCTCCGGCCCCGCAG gaCCCACTGGCTGCCACTGCCCACTCATCTGGCCCCATCCTCCACTCGACCAGCTCTGTGTCCACTTTGGTGACTCGGGGAAGGGCTGCAGGAGGGCGGATAGGCAACTGCTGGTGGGGCACAGTTGGAGGAGTGCTGCTCCTGCTAGGCTTGGCCTCCTGGTAA
- the VWA7 gene encoding von Willebrand factor A domain-containing protein 7 isoform X2 codes for MLPTDVPLSHLSTSLLLLLLQLLHPASSFFPNVWSLLAAPGSVTHQDLTEEAALNVTLQLFLEQPPPGRPPLHLEDFLGRTLLADDLFAAYFGPGFPSRRFRAALGEVSRANAAQDFLPTSKNDPDLHFDAERLGQGRTRLAGALREALVAARALDHTLARRRLGAALHALQDFYSHSNWVELGRQEPHPHLLWPRQELQSLAQVGDPTCSDCEELSCPGNLLDLTLLTSGYFGSHPSKPPGKCSHGGRFDRSSSQPPRGGINKDSTSPGFSPHHMLHLQAAKLALLASIQAFSLLRSRLGDRGFSRLLDISPASSLSFVLDTTGSMGEEISAAKIQARHIVEQRRGSPMEPAHYILVPFHDPGFGPVFTTSDPDSFWQQLNELHALGGGDEPEMCLSALELALLHTPPLSDIFVFTDASPKDAVLTNRVESLTQERRCRVTFFVTEDPLRVQGRARREVLSPLRFEPYEAVALASGGEVIFTKDQHIQDVAAIVGDSMADLVTLPLEPPVVVSGRPFGFSVDALLQRVTVRIHGEVSSFWIRSPAGVSQGQEEGEGPLGHTRRFGQFWIVTMNDPPQPGTWEIQVIAEGMPRVRVQAQTALDFLFYFGIPMDEGPHPGLYPLAQPVAGLQTQLLVEVTGLGFRGDPRDLRSHFSHVVLRGIPEGAERGRVPLEPMGPRERGLLAASLPPALLSTTGPFSLELIGQDGEGHGLHRVAPQPCTVVPVLLELSSSPGSLAPGSKAPLSLHIASFSGPQDLDLRTSVNPRFPLTFNLSRVRLEPNESVWGHLWLEVPDSAAPDSVVMVTVTATGQEGSLVPPTHAFLWLLVLAPAPQDPLAATAHSSGPILHSTSSVSTLVTRGRAAGGRIGNCWWGTVGGVLLLLGLASW; via the exons ATGCTTCCTACAGACGTGCCCCTCTCCCATTTGAGCacctccctgctgctgctgctgctgcaactGCTGCACCCCGcatcttccttcttccccaaCGTCTGGAGCCTCCTGGCTGCCCCTGGCTCCGTCACCCACCAGGACCTGACTGAGGAGGCGGCACTCAATGTCACCCTGCAGCTATTCCTGGAGCAGCCGCCCCCAGGCCGGCCCCCGCTGCATCTTGAGGACTTCCTG GGCCGCACCCTCCTTGCTGATGACCTCTTTGCTGCCTACTTTGGGCCTGGGTTTCCTTCCCGGCGGTTCCGAGCAGCCTTAGGTGAGGTGTCTCGTGCCAACGCAGCCCAGGACTTCCTGCCAACATCCAAGAACGACCCTGACCTGCACTTCGATGCTGAACGGCTGGGCCAGGGGCGCACACGCCTGGCCGGGGCTCTACGGGAGGCCCTGGTGGCAGCCAGGGCCCTGGACCACACCCTGGCCCGCCGGCGTCTTGGGGCTGCACTTCATGCTTTGCAG gATTTCTACAGTCACAGCAACTGGGTGGAACTGGGGCGGCAGGAGCCGCATCCTCACCTCCTCTGGCCGAGGCAGGAGCTCCAGAGCCTGGCACAAG TGGGCGATCCTACCTGCTCTGATTGTGAGGAGTTGAGCTGCCCCGGGAATTTACTGGACTTGACGCTCCTCACGTCCGGCTACTTTGGATCTCATCCCTCCAAACCGCCAG GGAAATGTAGCCATGGGGGCCGTTTTGACCGGAGCAGCTCCCAGCCACCACGGGGGGGCATCAACAAGGACAGCACATCCCCGGGCTTCTCTCCCCACCACATGCTTCACCTCCAGGCTGCAAAACTGGCCCTTCTGGCCTCCATCCAAGCCTTCAGCCTCCTGAGAAGCCGCCTGGGAGACAGGGGTTTCTCTAG GCTGCTGGATATCAGCCCAGCCTCCAGCCTGAGCTTTGTCCTGGACACCACGGGCAGTATGGGTGAGGAGATCAGTGCTGCCAAAATCCAGGCTCGCCACATTGTGGAACAAAGAAGGGGCAGCCCCATGGAGCCTGCCCACTACATCCTGGTACCTTTCCATGACCCAG gATTTGGCCCTGTCTTTACAACCAGTGACCCTGACAGCTTCTGGCAACAACTCAATGAGCTCCATGCCTTGGGGGGTGGAGAtgagcctgagatgtgcctgtcaGCCCTAGAg CTGGCTCTGCTGCACACACCTCCCCTCTCAGACATCTTTGTCTTCACCGATGCCTCCCCCAAGGATGCCGTCCTCACCAACCGGGTGGAATCCCTGACTCAGGAACGGCGCTGCAGA GTGACATTCTTCGTGACTGAAGACCCACTGAGGGTTCAGGGCCGAGCTCGGCGTGAGGTCTTGTCCCCTCTGCGTTTTGAGCCATATGAAGCCGTGGCCCTGGCCTCAGGAGGAGAGGTCATCTTCACCAAAGACCAGCACATTCAGGATGTGGCGGCCATTGTTGGGGACAGCATGGCAGACCTG GTTACCCTTCCCCTGGAACCTCCTGTTGTGGTGTCTGGGAGGCCATTTGGCTTCAGTGTGGATGCGCTGCTCCAGAGGGTCACAGTTCGGATCCATGGGGAGGTCAGCAGCTTCTGGATCAGGAGCCCAGCAG GAGTCTCCCAGGGCCAGGAGGAAGGCGAAGGGCCTCTAGGTCACACGCGCCGCTTTGGGCAGTTCTGGATAGTTACCATGAATGACCCCCCACAGCCAGGGACCTGGGAGATCCAGGTCATAGCGGAGGGCATGCCCCGGGTTAGGGTGCAAG CCCAGACAGCCCTGGACTTCCTCTTCTACTTTGGAATTCCCATGGATGAaggcccccaccctggcctctaCCCCCTGGCTCAGCCAGTAGCAG GCCTCCAGACCCAGCTGCTGGTAGAGGTGACAGGGCTGGGTTTCAGAGGTGACCCCAGAGATCTTCGGTCGCATTTCTCCCATGTCGTCCTTCGAGGGATTCCAGAAGGGGCTGAGCGGGGCCGGGTGCCCCTGGAACCCATGGGACCACGGGAGCGAGGTCTCCTGGCCGCCTCACTGCCACCCGCACTTCTGTCCACCACGGGCCCCTTCTCTCTGGAGTTGATCGGCCAGGATGGAGAGGGGCATGGCCTGCACCGAGTggccccccagccctgcaccGTGGTCCCAGTCCTTCTGGAG CTCAGCAGCTCCCCAGGGTCCCTGGCCCCCGGCAGCAAGGCCCCACTTAGCCTCCATATTGCCAGCTTCTCAGGCCCTCAGGATCTGGACCTTAGGACATCTGTCAACCCCAGGTTCCCTCTCACCTTCAACCTCTCCAG GGTTCGCCTGGAACCGAATGAGTCTGTGTGGGGCCACCTGTGGTTGGAGGTCCCGGACTCAGCCGCTCCAGACTCCGTGGTAATGGTGACTGTGACTGCGACAGGTCAAGAAGGCAGCCTAGTGCCCCCGACCCATGCCTTCCTCTGGCTCCTGGTGCTGGCTCCGGCCCCGCAG gaCCCACTGGCTGCCACTGCCCACTCATCTGGCCCCATCCTCCACTCGACCAGCTCTGTGTCCACTTTGGTGACTCGGGGAAGGGCTGCAGGAGGGCGGATAGGCAACTGCTGGTGGGGCACAGTTGGAGGAGTGCTGCTCCTGCTAGGCTTGGCCTCCTGGTAA
- the SAPCD1 gene encoding suppressor APC domain-containing protein 1 isoform X1, protein MGCPSSVLPTQLCCCHSGQAARTQGPGASSSGCSVVSLGSHSVTSEPNQELRGSATAQSPAVEQVSLCFLPSQLQRMQALEREQDALWQGLELLEHGQAWFEGRLREAQQQQLHLGALGENFLADLHSEPHGPQLAQIQKMTMCLRSLVQEKFSSHPLNKADFHAAQGWKGRPRKQNLWQQQVGCRGWQEGGAWPPSGAGSTDAHGFSPLLQELSRQKAGIQPKGETVQLGCPKMRGGPTRV, encoded by the exons ATGGGCTGCCCCTCGTCTGTGCTCCCTACACAGTTATGCTGCTGCCACTCAGGACAAGCCGCCAGGACCCAGGGGCCCGGAGCTTCTTCCTCTGG GTGCTCAGTGGTTAGTCTGGGCTCACACTCAGTGACCAGTGAACCCAACCAAGAGTTGAGAGGAAGTGCCACGGCCCAGAGCCCTGCTGTGGAGCAAGTCAGCCTCTGCTTCTTGCCTTCCCAGCTGCAGAGGATGCAGGCTCTGGAGAGGGAGCAGGATGCCCTGTGGCAGGGGCTGGAGCTGCTGGAGCATGGCCAGGCCTGGTTTGAGGGCCGTTTGAGGGAGGCACAGCAACAGCAGCTGCATCTAGGGGCTCTTGGTGAG AATTTCCTAGCAGATTTACATTCAGAGCCTCATGGCCCCCAGTTAGCCCAGATTCAAAAGATGACCATGTGTTTGCGGAGTCTGGTTCAGGAGAAG TTCTCCTCACATCCCTTAAATAAGGCTGATTTCCATGCTGCCCAGGGCTGGAAGGGAAGGCCAAGGAAGCAGAACCTCTGGCAGCAACAGGTAGGCTGTAGGGGGTGGCAGGAGGGCGGAGCCTGGCCCCCTAGTGGAGCGGGGAGCACAGATGCCCACggtttctctcctcttctccaggAGCTgtccaggcagaaggcaggcattCAGCCAAAAGGGGAGACCGTCCAGCTTGGCTGCCCCAAGATGCGGGGGGGCCCAACCCGTGTGTAA
- the SAPCD1 gene encoding suppressor APC domain-containing protein 1 isoform X2 has translation MGCPSSVLPTQLCCCHSGQAARTQGPGASSSGCSVVSLGSHSVTSEPNQELRGSATAQSPAVEQVSLCFLPSQLQRMQALEREQDALWQGLELLEHGQAWFEGRLREAQQQQLHLGALGENFLADLHSEPHGPQLAQIQKMTMCLRSLVQEKFSSHPLNKADFHAAQGWKGRPRKQNLWQQQELSRQKAGIQPKGETVQLGCPKMRGGPTRV, from the exons ATGGGCTGCCCCTCGTCTGTGCTCCCTACACAGTTATGCTGCTGCCACTCAGGACAAGCCGCCAGGACCCAGGGGCCCGGAGCTTCTTCCTCTGG GTGCTCAGTGGTTAGTCTGGGCTCACACTCAGTGACCAGTGAACCCAACCAAGAGTTGAGAGGAAGTGCCACGGCCCAGAGCCCTGCTGTGGAGCAAGTCAGCCTCTGCTTCTTGCCTTCCCAGCTGCAGAGGATGCAGGCTCTGGAGAGGGAGCAGGATGCCCTGTGGCAGGGGCTGGAGCTGCTGGAGCATGGCCAGGCCTGGTTTGAGGGCCGTTTGAGGGAGGCACAGCAACAGCAGCTGCATCTAGGGGCTCTTGGTGAG AATTTCCTAGCAGATTTACATTCAGAGCCTCATGGCCCCCAGTTAGCCCAGATTCAAAAGATGACCATGTGTTTGCGGAGTCTGGTTCAGGAGAAG TTCTCCTCACATCCCTTAAATAAGGCTGATTTCCATGCTGCCCAGGGCTGGAAGGGAAGGCCAAGGAAGCAGAACCTCTGGCAGCAACAG gAGCTgtccaggcagaaggcaggcattCAGCCAAAAGGGGAGACCGTCCAGCTTGGCTGCCCCAAGATGCGGGGGGGCCCAACCCGTGTGTAA